The following are from one region of the Streptomyces fradiae genome:
- a CDS encoding M67 family metallopeptidase, with translation MLTITRALYDQIVEHARADHPDEACGVVAGPAGSGRPERFIPMLNAARSPTFYEFDSADLLKLYREMDDRDEEPVIVYHSHTATEAYPSRTDISYANEPQAHYVLVSTADADGAGPFQFRSYTIVEGVVEEEEVKVVEAYE, from the coding sequence ATGCTGACCATCACCCGAGCCCTGTACGACCAGATCGTGGAACACGCCCGCGCGGACCACCCCGACGAGGCCTGCGGCGTGGTCGCGGGGCCGGCCGGCAGCGGCCGCCCCGAGCGCTTCATCCCGATGCTGAACGCGGCACGCTCGCCCACCTTCTACGAGTTCGACTCCGCCGATCTGCTCAAGCTCTACCGCGAGATGGACGACCGCGACGAGGAGCCGGTGATCGTCTACCACTCGCACACGGCGACGGAGGCCTACCCGTCCCGTACCGACATCTCCTACGCCAACGAGCCGCAGGCGCACTACGTGCTCGTCTCCACCGCGGACGCCGACGGCGCGGGCCCCTTCCAGTTCCGCTCGTACACCATCGTCGAGGGCGTGGTGGAGGAGGAAGAGGTCAAGGTCGTCGAGGCGTACGAGTAG
- a CDS encoding MoaD/ThiS family protein, producing the protein MAIEVRIPTILRTYTDGAKAVEGKGDTLAELFADLEARHTGIEARIVDGGKLRRFVNVYLNDEDVRFLDGIETKLADGDNVTILPAVAGGMV; encoded by the coding sequence ATGGCCATCGAGGTCCGCATCCCGACCATCCTCCGCACCTACACCGACGGCGCCAAGGCCGTCGAGGGCAAGGGCGACACCCTCGCCGAGCTCTTCGCCGACCTGGAGGCGCGGCACACCGGGATCGAGGCCCGCATCGTCGACGGCGGCAAGCTGCGCCGCTTCGTCAACGTCTACCTGAACGACGAGGACGTGCGCTTCCTCGACGGCATCGAGACCAAGCTCGCCGACGGCGACAACGTCACCATCCTGCCGGCCGTCGCCGGCGGCATGGTCTGA
- a CDS encoding putative leader peptide, protein MVIHDVSEETPGTPLLVARLHVDLCRLASAMCPPRAAL, encoded by the coding sequence ATGGTTATCCACGACGTGAGCGAAGAGACGCCGGGCACCCCGCTGCTCGTGGCGCGGCTGCACGTCGACCTGTGCCGCCTCGCCAGCGCGATGTGTCCGCCGCGCGCCGCGCTCTGA
- a CDS encoding MBL fold metallo-hydrolase, giving the protein MKLTVVGCSGSFPSAESACSSYLVEADGFRLLLDMGNGALGELQRHIGLYDLDAIFLSHLHADHCIDMCGYFVARYYRHDGGRCPALPVYAPEGAEQRLTTAYADIPTPGAMGEAFDFRTLSSGSFEIGPFQVRTEKVQHPVEAFGIRIEHGGRSLTYSGDTGVCDALHELADGTDLFLCEASFTHGKEDIPALHLNGREAGAHAARASVGRLVLTHIPPWTDGERNLADAREVFHGPAELARAGAVYEI; this is encoded by the coding sequence ATGAAGCTCACCGTCGTCGGCTGCTCCGGGTCGTTCCCGTCCGCGGAATCGGCCTGTTCGAGCTACCTCGTAGAGGCCGACGGCTTCCGGCTGCTCCTCGACATGGGCAACGGCGCCCTCGGCGAGCTGCAGCGCCACATCGGTCTGTACGACCTCGACGCGATCTTCCTCAGCCATCTGCACGCCGACCACTGCATCGACATGTGCGGCTACTTCGTCGCCCGCTACTACCGCCACGACGGCGGCCGGTGCCCGGCCCTCCCCGTCTACGCCCCCGAGGGCGCCGAGCAGCGCCTGACCACGGCGTACGCGGACATCCCCACGCCCGGCGCGATGGGCGAGGCCTTCGACTTCCGCACCCTGAGCTCCGGCAGCTTCGAGATCGGCCCCTTCCAGGTGCGCACGGAGAAGGTCCAGCACCCGGTCGAGGCCTTCGGCATCCGGATCGAGCACGGCGGCCGCTCGCTGACCTACTCGGGTGACACCGGCGTCTGCGACGCCCTCCACGAGCTGGCCGACGGCACCGACCTCTTCCTCTGCGAGGCCTCCTTCACCCACGGCAAGGAAGACATCCCGGCGCTCCACCTCAACGGCCGCGAAGCCGGCGCCCACGCCGCCCGCGCCTCCGTCGGCCGCCTCGTCCTCACCCACATCCCCCCGTGGACGGACGGCGAACGCAACCTGGCCGACGCCCGCGAGGTCTTCCACGGCCCGGCGGAACTGGCCCGCGCGGGCGCGGTGTACGAGATCTGA
- a CDS encoding PTS transporter subunit EIIC — protein MSTATAQAAAPAKKRGSGLFQGLQKVGRSLQLPIAVLPAAGILLRLGQPDVFGAEGLGWGKVATVFANAGDAVFANMPLLFCVGIAIGFAKKADGSTALAALVGFLVYQSVLKAFPVTEAVVNTTANDGVDVAATYNDPKVFGGIIMGLLGAVVWQRYHRTKLVDWLGFFNGRRLVPILMAFVGTLMGVLFGLLWEPIGGVITDFGNWMTGLGAAGSGIFGAINRALLPIGMHQFVNTVAWQEIGSFTDSTGAVWHGDLPRFFHGDPAAGQFMSGFFPIMMFALPAVALAITHAARPERRKVVGGMMFSLALTSFVTGITEPIEFAFMFLAPLLYVIHAVLTAASMVITSALGVHHGFTFSAGALDYFLNWTYATKPWLIIPIGLVFAAIYYVVFRFAIVKFNIMTPGREPDEELEDLTKA, from the coding sequence ATGAGTACGGCCACCGCCCAGGCCGCCGCTCCCGCGAAGAAGCGCGGATCCGGCCTGTTCCAGGGCCTGCAGAAGGTCGGTCGCAGCCTGCAGCTGCCGATCGCCGTGCTGCCGGCCGCGGGTATCTTGCTCCGTCTCGGCCAGCCCGACGTCTTCGGCGCCGAGGGTCTCGGCTGGGGCAAGGTCGCCACGGTCTTCGCCAATGCCGGAGACGCGGTCTTCGCCAACATGCCGCTGCTGTTCTGCGTCGGCATCGCGATCGGTTTCGCCAAGAAGGCCGACGGCTCCACCGCCCTCGCCGCCCTCGTCGGCTTCCTCGTCTACCAGAGCGTCCTGAAGGCGTTCCCGGTCACCGAGGCCGTGGTCAACACGACCGCCAACGACGGTGTCGACGTCGCCGCGACGTACAACGACCCCAAGGTCTTCGGCGGCATCATCATGGGTCTGCTCGGTGCCGTCGTCTGGCAGCGGTACCACCGCACCAAGCTGGTCGACTGGCTCGGCTTCTTCAACGGCCGCCGGCTCGTCCCGATCCTCATGGCCTTCGTCGGCACCCTGATGGGCGTGCTGTTCGGTCTCCTCTGGGAGCCGATCGGCGGCGTCATCACCGACTTCGGCAACTGGATGACCGGCCTCGGTGCCGCCGGCTCCGGCATCTTCGGCGCCATCAACCGCGCCCTGCTCCCCATCGGCATGCACCAGTTCGTGAACACCGTCGCCTGGCAGGAGATCGGCTCCTTCACCGACTCCACCGGCGCCGTCTGGCACGGCGACCTGCCGCGCTTCTTCCACGGTGACCCGGCCGCCGGCCAGTTCATGTCGGGCTTCTTCCCGATCATGATGTTCGCCCTGCCGGCCGTCGCCCTGGCGATCACCCACGCCGCCCGCCCCGAGCGCCGCAAGGTCGTCGGCGGCATGATGTTCTCGCTCGCCCTGACCTCCTTCGTCACCGGCATCACCGAGCCCATCGAGTTCGCCTTCATGTTCCTGGCGCCGCTGCTGTACGTGATCCACGCGGTGCTCACCGCCGCCTCGATGGTCATCACCTCGGCCCTCGGCGTGCACCACGGCTTCACCTTCTCCGCCGGTGCGCTGGACTACTTCCTGAACTGGACGTACGCGACCAAGCCGTGGCTGATCATCCCGATCGGTCTGGTCTTCGCGGCGATCTACTACGTGGTCTTCCGCTTCGCGATCGTCAAGTTCAACATCATGACCCCGGGCCGCGAGCCCGACGAGGAGCTCGAGGACCTCACCAAGGCGTGA
- a CDS encoding PTS glucose/sucrose transporter subunit IIB, whose product MASKAEKIVAGLGGIENIEEVEGCITRLRTEVVDPSLVDDAALKAAGAHGVVKMGTAIQVVIGTDADPIAADIEDMM is encoded by the coding sequence ATGGCCAGCAAGGCTGAGAAGATCGTCGCCGGCCTCGGCGGCATCGAGAACATCGAAGAGGTCGAAGGCTGCATCACCCGCCTCCGCACCGAGGTCGTCGACCCGTCCCTCGTCGACGACGCCGCGCTCAAGGCCGCCGGCGCCCACGGCGTCGTGAAGATGGGCACCGCCATCCAGGTCGTCATCGGCACCGACGCCGACCCGATCGCCGCCGACATCGAAGACATGATGTGA
- a CDS encoding amino acid permease, whose amino-acid sequence MTSVQVDQQHDGNEAADTAAGEGYHRALGARQIQMIAIGGAIGTGLFLGAGKGISIAGPSLILAYAVAGLVIFFIMRALGELLMYRPVSGSFSEYAREFIGPFAGFVTGWTYWLFWVVTGITEVTAAATYMTYWWDIPQWLSALVFTVILYAANLISVKLFGELEFWFSMVKVTAIVGMILICAGILTLGFSDAGDTASVTHLWDLGGFFAGKDGIFSTLMTLQMVMFAFLAVELVGVTAGESKDPKTVLPKAINTVPWRIAVFYVGALIMILSVVPWTEFQPGVSPFVAAFEKMGLGIGAAIVNFVVLTAALSSCNSGMYSTGRMLRDLALNGQGPKVFTRLTKSGTPLVGTTVSAALMMVGVWINYQWPGEAFNYVVSFATISGMWAWIVILVCQIRYRLKADRGELPQSSFKAPGGIWLSAFSLAFIGMVITTMAMDKDNRVALYGAPVWGLILAVSYLVLKARNPEGAAFSKQV is encoded by the coding sequence ATGACCTCAGTGCAGGTCGACCAGCAGCACGACGGCAATGAGGCCGCGGACACCGCAGCCGGCGAGGGCTATCACCGGGCACTCGGCGCACGTCAGATCCAGATGATCGCGATCGGCGGCGCCATCGGCACCGGCCTCTTCCTCGGCGCGGGCAAGGGCATCTCCATCGCGGGACCCAGCCTGATCCTCGCGTACGCCGTCGCGGGCCTCGTCATCTTCTTCATCATGCGGGCGCTCGGCGAGCTCCTCATGTACCGCCCGGTCTCGGGCTCCTTCTCCGAGTACGCCCGCGAGTTCATCGGCCCCTTCGCGGGGTTCGTGACCGGCTGGACGTACTGGCTCTTCTGGGTCGTCACCGGCATCACCGAGGTCACCGCCGCCGCCACCTACATGACGTACTGGTGGGACATCCCGCAGTGGCTGTCCGCCCTCGTCTTCACGGTGATCCTCTACGCCGCCAACCTGATCTCGGTGAAGCTCTTCGGTGAGCTCGAGTTCTGGTTCTCCATGGTCAAGGTCACCGCCATCGTCGGCATGATCCTGATCTGCGCCGGCATCCTCACCCTCGGCTTCTCCGACGCGGGCGACACCGCGTCCGTGACCCACCTGTGGGACCTGGGCGGCTTCTTCGCCGGCAAGGACGGCATCTTCTCCACCCTGATGACCCTGCAGATGGTCATGTTCGCCTTCCTCGCCGTCGAGCTGGTCGGCGTCACCGCGGGCGAGTCCAAGGACCCGAAGACGGTCCTGCCGAAGGCCATCAACACCGTGCCGTGGCGCATCGCCGTCTTCTACGTCGGCGCGCTGATCATGATCCTTTCGGTCGTGCCGTGGACCGAGTTCCAGCCCGGCGTCTCCCCGTTCGTCGCGGCCTTCGAGAAGATGGGCCTGGGCATCGGCGCCGCCATCGTCAACTTCGTGGTCCTGACCGCGGCCCTGTCCTCCTGCAACTCGGGCATGTACTCCACCGGCCGGATGCTGCGCGACCTCGCGCTCAACGGCCAGGGCCCGAAGGTCTTCACCCGGCTGACGAAGAGCGGCACCCCGCTGGTCGGCACCACCGTCTCGGCCGCGCTGATGATGGTCGGCGTCTGGATCAACTACCAGTGGCCCGGCGAGGCGTTCAACTACGTCGTCTCCTTCGCCACCATCTCCGGCATGTGGGCCTGGATCGTCATCCTGGTCTGCCAGATCCGCTACCGCCTCAAGGCCGACCGCGGCGAGCTGCCCCAGTCCTCCTTCAAGGCCCCGGGCGGCATCTGGCTCAGCGCCTTCTCGCTCGCCTTCATCGGCATGGTCATCACGACGATGGCGATGGACAAGGACAACCGCGTGGCGCTGTACGGCGCCCCGGTGTGGGGCCTGATCCTGGCCGTCTCCTACCTGGTGCTCAAGGCCCGCAACCCCGAGGGCGCCGCGTTCAGCAAGCAGGTCTGA
- a CDS encoding PLP-dependent cysteine synthase family protein, translating into MRYDSPLAAVGNTPLVRLPRLSPSDDVRIWAKLEDRNPTGSVKDRPALHMVEQAEKDGRLTPGCTILEPTSGNTGISLAMAAKLKGYRIVCVMPENTSEERRQLLAMWGAEIISSPAAGGSNTAVRVAKELAEQHPDWVMLYQYGNPDNAGAHYATTGPEILADLPSITHFVAGLGTTGTLMGVGRYLREHKPDVKIVAAEPRYDDLVYGLRNLDEGFVPELYDASVLTTRFSVGSADAVTRTRELLQLEGIFAGVSTGAALHAAIGVGKKAVKAGESADIAFVVADGGWKYLSTGLYTAATTEEAIETVQGQLWA; encoded by the coding sequence ATGCGCTACGACTCCCCGCTGGCGGCGGTCGGCAACACGCCCCTCGTCCGGCTGCCGCGCCTGTCGCCCTCGGACGACGTCCGGATCTGGGCCAAGCTGGAGGACCGCAACCCCACCGGCTCGGTCAAGGACCGCCCCGCGCTCCACATGGTCGAGCAGGCCGAGAAGGACGGCCGGCTCACCCCCGGCTGCACCATCCTCGAACCCACCAGCGGCAACACCGGCATCTCGCTCGCCATGGCGGCCAAGCTCAAGGGCTACCGCATCGTGTGCGTGATGCCGGAGAACACCAGCGAGGAGCGCCGCCAGCTGCTCGCCATGTGGGGCGCCGAGATCATCTCGTCCCCCGCCGCCGGCGGCTCCAACACCGCCGTCCGGGTCGCCAAGGAGCTCGCCGAGCAGCACCCGGACTGGGTGATGCTCTACCAGTACGGCAACCCGGACAACGCGGGCGCCCACTACGCCACCACCGGCCCCGAGATCCTCGCCGACCTGCCCTCCATCACGCACTTCGTGGCGGGCCTGGGCACCACCGGCACCCTCATGGGCGTCGGCCGCTACCTGCGCGAGCACAAGCCCGACGTCAAGATCGTCGCAGCCGAGCCGCGCTACGACGACCTCGTCTACGGCCTGCGCAACCTCGACGAGGGCTTCGTGCCCGAGCTGTACGACGCCTCGGTGCTCACCACCCGCTTCTCCGTCGGCTCCGCCGACGCGGTCACCCGCACCCGCGAACTCCTCCAGCTGGAGGGCATCTTCGCGGGCGTCTCGACCGGCGCCGCCCTGCACGCGGCGATCGGCGTCGGCAAGAAGGCCGTCAAGGCCGGCGAGAGCGCCGACATCGCCTTCGTCGTCGCCGACGGCGGCTGGAAGTACCTGTCGACCGGCCTCTACACGGCCGCGACGACGGAAGAGGCGATCGAGACGGTCCAGGGCCAGCTCTGGGCCTGA
- a CDS encoding PTS transporter subunit EIIC, whose translation MSSASADAAAAAPKRSMGSRFFQGMQKMGRSLQLPIAVLPAAGIINRLGQPDVFGADGLGWDNVAKVMAGAGGALLDGSLGLPLLFCIGVAIGMAKKADGSTALAAVVGFLVYYNVLRQFPKTCPPGTKDIAGGCLAPDEAFVGYTYQNPGVFGGIIIGLLTAYLWQRYHRTKLVDWLGFFNGRRLVPIIMAFVGIAVASLSVWIWPPIGDGLESFSDWLVGLGSWGSGIFGVANRALLVIGLHQFLNVPVWFQFGSYTKPDGITVHGDITMFLAGDPEAGQFTTGFFPIMMFALPAAALAITHCAKPHRRKEIGGMMLSVALTSFVTGITEPIEYSFLFIAPVLYAIHAVLTGVSMAVSWALGVKDGFSFSAGLIDYVINWNLATKPWLIIPIGLCFAVVYYAIFRFAITKFNLPTPGREPEELEEEMERDVTKA comes from the coding sequence ATGAGTAGCGCCAGCGCCGATGCCGCCGCCGCCGCGCCGAAGAGATCGATGGGGAGCCGCTTCTTCCAGGGGATGCAGAAGATGGGCCGCAGCCTCCAGCTGCCCATCGCGGTGCTGCCGGCGGCGGGCATCATCAACCGGTTGGGCCAGCCGGACGTGTTCGGCGCCGACGGACTGGGGTGGGACAACGTCGCGAAGGTGATGGCGGGGGCCGGCGGTGCGCTGCTCGACGGCAGTCTGGGCCTGCCGCTGCTGTTCTGCATCGGTGTCGCCATCGGCATGGCGAAGAAGGCGGACGGCTCGACCGCGCTGGCGGCGGTGGTCGGCTTCCTCGTCTACTACAACGTGCTGCGGCAGTTCCCGAAGACCTGTCCGCCGGGCACGAAGGACATCGCCGGCGGCTGCCTCGCCCCGGACGAGGCCTTCGTCGGCTACACGTATCAGAACCCGGGTGTCTTCGGCGGCATCATCATCGGTCTGCTGACGGCCTATCTGTGGCAGCGGTACCACCGCACGAAGCTGGTCGACTGGCTGGGCTTCTTCAACGGGCGCCGGCTCGTCCCGATCATCATGGCCTTCGTCGGGATCGCCGTCGCCTCGCTGAGCGTGTGGATCTGGCCGCCGATCGGCGACGGCCTGGAGAGCTTCAGCGACTGGCTGGTCGGACTCGGCTCCTGGGGCTCGGGCATCTTCGGCGTCGCGAACCGCGCGCTGCTCGTGATCGGTCTGCACCAGTTCCTGAACGTGCCCGTCTGGTTCCAGTTCGGCTCCTACACCAAGCCGGACGGCATCACGGTGCACGGTGACATCACCATGTTCCTGGCCGGCGACCCGGAGGCCGGCCAGTTCACCACCGGCTTCTTCCCGATCATGATGTTCGCGCTGCCGGCCGCGGCGCTCGCGATCACCCACTGCGCCAAGCCGCACCGGCGCAAGGAGATCGGCGGCATGATGCTGTCGGTCGCCCTGACCTCGTTCGTCACCGGCATCACCGAGCCGATCGAGTACTCGTTCCTCTTCATCGCGCCGGTGCTCTACGCGATCCACGCGGTGCTCACGGGTGTGTCGATGGCGGTGAGCTGGGCGCTCGGGGTGAAGGACGGCTTCAGCTTCTCGGCCGGTCTGATCGACTACGTGATCAACTGGAACCTGGCGACCAAGCCGTGGCTGATCATTCCGATCGGGCTGTGTTTCGCCGTCGTCTATTACGCGATCTTCCGCTTCGCGATCACCAAGTTCAATCTGCCGACTCCCGGGCGCGAGCCGGAGGAGCTGGAGGAGGAGATGGAGCGGGACGTCACGAAGGCGTGA
- a CDS encoding type II toxin-antitoxin system PemK/MazF family toxin — MDMSWWPALVAVVVLALVVALADGWRRSGRRPSGRTRPPARPKRTAPPRGPAPERLPRPGEIWWADVPFEDGPGSKDRPCLVLALRGDNALVAKITSKYHDERPGVIALPPGSVGDAQGRPSFLETDELRDVPVWEFRRRVGTADPVVWDQVRHLAR, encoded by the coding sequence ATGGACATGTCGTGGTGGCCCGCGCTCGTCGCGGTGGTGGTGCTCGCACTCGTCGTGGCGCTGGCCGACGGGTGGCGCCGCTCGGGCCGCCGGCCTTCCGGGCGTACGCGTCCGCCGGCCCGGCCGAAGCGGACGGCGCCGCCGCGCGGGCCGGCGCCGGAGCGGCTGCCGCGGCCCGGTGAGATCTGGTGGGCGGACGTGCCCTTCGAGGACGGGCCCGGGTCCAAGGACCGGCCGTGTCTGGTGCTCGCGCTGCGCGGGGACAATGCCCTGGTCGCGAAGATCACCAGCAAGTACCACGACGAGCGGCCGGGGGTGATCGCGCTGCCGCCGGGCTCGGTGGGCGACGCGCAGGGGCGGCCGAGCTTCCTGGAGACGGACGAGCTGCGGGACGTGCCGGTGTGGGAGTTCCGCCGGAGAGTGGGAACGGCGGACCCGGTCGTGTGGGACCAGGTCCGCCATCTGGCGCGTTAG